A genomic region of Pelodiscus sinensis isolate JC-2024 chromosome 1, ASM4963464v1, whole genome shotgun sequence contains the following coding sequences:
- the LOC102463500 gene encoding olfactory receptor 52N4-like, with translation MAASNFTQDDSPTFILTGIPGLEDAHIWISIPFAAFYMTALLANFTVLSIVAKEQSLHKPMYLLICMLALSDIVTSTSFIPKALGIFWFNLKSITLAGCLTQVFFFLASATVHSGVLMIMAIDRYVAICNPLRYTSILTNARIAKLGLVCVVRAVLFILPEPVLLSRLPFCANRIMPHTYCDTMVVAKLSCGDITGSKMYGLALAFVVTGFDLTVIATSYMLIARAVLQISSKKAHQKALSTCTAHILVILMAYPPGLFYILAHRFSEGITPYVHIILANLTYLMPPMLNPIVYGVKTKELRDKVVAFIGKRCSTDVPDYKTT, from the coding sequence ATGGCAGCTTCCAACTTCACCCAAGATGACTCACCAACATTCATCCTGacgggcatccctggcctggaagaTGCCCATATCTGGATTTCCATCCCTTTTGCTGCATTCTACATGACAGCTCTGTTGGCAAATTTCACAGTACTGTCTATTGTGGCCAAAGAGCAGAGCTTGCACAAACCGATGTATCTGCTGATCTGCATGCTGGCGCTCTCAGACATTGTCACATCTACCTCCTTCATCCCAAAGGCCCTGGGTATATTTTGGTTCAATCTGAAAAGCATCACTCTGGCTGGCTGCCTCACCCAGGTCTTCTTCTTTTTGGCAAGTGCTACTGTGCACTCAGGTGTTCTAATGATAATGGCCATTGATCGCTATGTGGCCATATGTAACCCTCTGAGATACACCAGCATCCTCACTAATGCACGAATTGCTAAGCTAGGGCTAGTGTGTGTGGTAAGAGCTGTTCTCTTCATTCTGCCTGAGCCTGTGCTCCTAAGCCGGCTGCCGTTCTGTGCCAATCGCATTATGCCCCACACATACTGCGACACCATGGTTGTGGCAAAGTTGTCCTGTGGGGACATCACAGGAAGCAAAATGTACGGTTTGGCATTGGCATTTGTAGTCACTGGGTTTGACTTGACGGTCATTGCCACGTCCTATATGCTAATCGCCAGGGCCGTCCTCCAAATCTCCTCCAAGAaagcccaccagaaagccctcaGCACCTGTACCGCCCACATCCTTGTGATACTCATGGCTTATCCCCCTGGCCTCTTCTACATTCTGGCACACCGGTTCAGTGAAGGCATCACACCTTATGTGCACATCATTTTAGCCAACCTCACTTACCTCAtgccccccatgctcaacccTATCGTGTACGGggtcaaaaccaaagagcttcgtGATAAAGTGGTTGCATTCATCGGCAAAAGATGCTCAACTGATGTCCCTGACTATAAAACCACATGA
- the LOC142828963 gene encoding olfactory receptor 52N1-like produces the protein METSNFTGYDLPTFILMGIPGLGDAHIWISIPFAAFYMTALLANFTVLSIVAKEQRLHKPMYLLIGMLAVSDMIIPTTIIPRALGIFWFNLKSITLAACLAQAFFLPVSATMHSGVLMTMAVDRCVAICNPLRYTSILTNARVAKLGLVCVVRAVLYIVPLSVLLSRMPFCDNRIIPHTYCETMAVSMLSCGDITGCRMYGLVLACVSTGFDMTVIAISYVLITRAVLRMSSKTAHQKALSTCTAHILVILMAYPPGLFSILAYRFGEGIAPSVHIILSNLIYLLPSMLNPIVYGIKTKELREEVVAFICRRFLTGITGYKTT, from the coding sequence ATGGAAACTTCCAACTTCACCGGCTATGACCTGCCAACATTCATCCtaatgggcatccctggcctgggaGATGCTCATATCTGGATTTCTATCCCTTTTGCTGCATTCTACATGACAGCTCTGTTGGCAAATTTCACAGTACTGTCTATTGTGGCCAAAGAGCAGAGATTGCACAAACCGATGTACCTGCTGATTGGCATGCTGGCAGTCTCAGACATGATCATACCTACCACAATCATCCCAAGGGCCCTGGGgatattttggttcaatttgaaAAGCATCACTCTGGCTGCCTGCCTCGCCCAGGCTTTCTTCTTGCCGGTAAGTGCTACTATGCACTCAGGGGTCCTAATGACAATGGCCGTTGATCGCTGTGTTGCCATATGTAACCCTCTGAGATACACGAGCATCCTGACCAATGCACGAGTCGCTAAGCTAGGCCTAGTGTGTGTGGTAAGAGCTGTTCTCTATATTGTGCCCTTGTCTGTGCTCCTGAGCAGGATGCCATTCTGTGACAATCGCATTATCCCCCACACGTACTGTGAAACGATGGCTGTGTCAATGTTGTCCTGTGGGGACATCACAGGATGCAGAATGTACGGCTTGGTGTTGGCATGTGTTTCCACTGGGTTTGACATGACAGTCATTGCAATATCCTATGTGCTAATCACCAGGGCCGTCCTCCGAATGTCCTCCAAAACagcccaccagaaagccctcagcacctgcaccGCCCACATCCTTGTGATACTCATGGCTTATCCTCCTGGCCTCTTCTCCATTCTGGCGTACCGGTTCGGTGAAGGTATCGCACCTTCTGTGCACATTATTTTGTCCAATCTCATTTACCTCCTACCCTCCATGCTCAACCCTATCGTGTATGGAAtcaaaaccaaagagcttcgtGAGGAAGTGGTTGCATTCATCTGCAGAAGGTTCTTGACTGGCATCACTGGCTATAAAACTACATGA
- the LOC102463265 gene encoding olfactory receptor 52N4-like: protein MKAFNFTTFDPPTFILTGIPGLEDAHIWISIPFAAFYMAALLGNFTVLSIVVKEQSLHKPMYLLICMLALSDIVTSTSFIPKALGIFWFNLKSITLAGCLTQLFCFQATATVHSGVLMIMAIDRYVAICNPLRYTSILTNARITKLGLVCVVRAVLFILPLPVLLSRLLFCASRIIPHTYCDNMAVAKLSCGDITGSRMYGLALAFVVTGFDVTVIAMSYVLIIRAVLRISSKKANQKALSTCTAHILVILMAYPPGLFSTLAYRFSEGITPSVHIILANLTYLMPPMLNPIVYGIKTKELREKVVAFIGRRFLIGITDYATT from the coding sequence ATGAAAGCTTTCAACTTTACCACCTTTGACCCACCAACATTCATTCTAacgggcatccctggcctggaagaTGCCCACATCTGGATTTCCATCCCTTTTGCTGCATTCTACATGGCAGCTCTGTTGGGAAATTTCACGGTGCTGTCTATTGTGGTCAAAGAGCAGAGCTTGCACAAGCCGATGTATCTGCTGATCTGCATGCTGGCGCTCTCAGACATTGTCACATCTACCTCCTTCATCCCAAAGGCCCTGggtatattttggttcaatttgaaAAGCATCACTCTGGCTGGCTGCCTCACCCAGCTCTTCTGCTTTCAGGCAACTGCTACTGTGCACTCAGGTGTCCTAATGATAATGGCCATTGATCGCTATGTGGCCATATGTAACCCTCTGAGATACACCAGCATCCTCACTAATGCACGAATCACTAAGCTAGGGCTGGTGTGTGTGGTAAGAGCTGTTCTCTTCATTCTGCCCCTTCCTGTGCTCCTGAGCCGGCTGCTGTTCTGTGCCAGTCGCATTATCCCCCACACGTACTGTGACAACATGGCTGTGGCAAAGTTGTCCTGTGGGGACATCACAGGAAGCAGAATGTACGGCTTGGCATTGGCATTTGTAGTCACTGGGTTTGACGTCACGGTCATTGCCATGTCCTACGTGCTGATCATCAGGGCCGTCCTCCGAATCTCCTCCAAAAAAGCCAACCAGAAagccctcagcacctgcaccGCCCACATCCTTGTGATACTCATGGCTTATCCCCCTGGCCTCTTCTCCACTCTGGCGTACCGGTTCAGTGAAGGCATCACACCTTCTGTGCACATCATTTTGGCCAACCTCACTTACCTCAtgccccccatgctcaacccTATCGTGTATGGTAtcaaaaccaaagagcttcgtGAGAAAGTGGTTGCATTCATCGGCAGAAGGTTCTTGATTGGCATCACTGACTATGCAACCACATGA